A window of Daucus carota subsp. sativus chromosome 2, DH1 v3.0, whole genome shotgun sequence genomic DNA:
ATAAGTATGATCATAAccagtattattatattgggaGTTTATCTGAGAGTCAtttgcaaaatatatttttttcgtaTGGGATGGCTTATGGGGGTGGCGGTTTTGCTATTAGTTATCCATTAGCAAAGGCTCTTGAGAAAATGCAGGACAAATGTATTCAGAGATATCCGGGATTGTATGGCTCTGATGATAGAATGCAGGCTTGTATGGCTGAACTTGGTGTCCCACTCACTAAAGAAACCGGCTTTCACCAGGTCCGGTATTTTCCATCTCAAGTCCTTTGTGTTGGTTGCTTTTATCTTTGGTGTTGTGCAAGTATTATATTGATAATTGTGCATGTTAAATGCTTTTAGGCATTCTCCAATAATATTTATGAACTTTTTATGTGTGCCTTCTTCTTGGTAGTTTGTGCATTTTCAAGCCAATGCATCAACATCTCTGTGGCTATAATTTGATGTATCTAACCATGTGTATGTGTTAATGTTTGATTTATTGTGCTTTAATATTATTTGAGTACATTTTGGTAGTGAGCTGCAGCAACTACTTTATCGGCTctgtcatatattttttccatataaaaattaataagttAACAAAAAGTACAGAGGTTTGGGTTGGCTGATCCAGAAATCTTGTGCAACAATGTTCGAGTGAAATACTAATCTCCTAAACCTATCTTTTTCATTTGGGTTAGGTTAACTGCACCCAGTCGGTTGGTCATTGATGCCATTGAGTTTGGGCTCTTGTTGGGTGTTTAGTTCATCATACCATGATAAGTTGGACTGATATTACTTATATGCTATACATAATGTCAATAGGCTTAATGACTGACTATTGCTGGTCAAAAAGTGTTGGAATGATCAATGATGTGCTAGTTCTTGTTTAATTGTTGGAAAAGATATATTTATGCTCATGAAATTTACTACTTGTTACTTCTGACATTAATTTTTGGTTTATTGGCCCTCCAGTATGATGTTTATGGTAATTTATTTGGACTTCTTGCGGCACATCCAGTGACACCATTGGTGTCCTTGCATCACCTTGATGTGGTGGAGCCCATATTTCCCAATGTTACACGGGTGGAAGCTTTAAAGAGATTGACAATACCGATGAAGCTGGATTCAGCAGGTCTCATACAACAATCCATTTGTTATGAAAAAAAGAAGACTTGGACCATTTCAGTATCATGGGGATTTGCCATTCAAATATTGCGGGGTGTCCTATCACCACGTGAGATAGAAATGCCTTCAAGGACATTCTTAAATTGGTACAGAAGAGCAGATTACACTGCCTATGCTTTCAACACGCGTCCTGTTGCTCGAAATCCCTGTCAGAGACCCTTTGTGTTTTACTTGTCAAGGGCGAGATTTGATTCTATCACTAACCAAACAGTGACTGTATATGATCGACACCGAGTCCCTCATCCTGCATGCAAGTGGAATTTGACATCTCCTGCCGAAATAGATAGAATAGTGGTTTACAAGAAACCTGATCCGCATCTATGGGACAGGGTAAGCAGCAATCACTTATCCTTTTACTTTGGCTTTTAGCTACTCTCAGGAATCAACACTCTCGTAACCACAATTTTTACTGTTAAAAGAAGAATGAATTTTTTACATTTACACCAGAAAATGTCTATtcatctcatctgcagcattgaTTGCTTTGCTCTATAAATCAgaatgtgttttatgtttaagAGACCTGAACTGTGATTATGCTTAAACATTACGGTTTCCAACTCTCTTTAAAACACAAATTTTTGTCATCTGTTCTGCAtgttgaatatataaaatatgtgtttCTAAATAAACCACTTCTAACGTTATCTTCCTGTTGGCAGTCCCCAAGGAGAAACTGTTGTCGGATTTTAGAGTCGAAGAAGAAAAGCATGGTTTTGGATGTCGGCGTATGCAGGGAAGGGGAGATTACTGAAATATAAGGATTGTCCATCGAACAAGTTCCCTTCTTCTCAGGTGTAATTTACTATGTTGAATTAAGTTCTtggctttatttcttgatttgttaatcttCACACCCTTGAAAATTTCCAGGCTATGGTCTTCCTTGGGCCACTGATAGTATTTAGGCATTAGAGGAAGAGACTattaatgttaaaaaatttagaacATAATGTAACGCATATAGTGTTCAATTCTATTGCAGCGGGTAATCCTTGATCAAAGTTCTCATTTGCTTAAATTGGAGTGATGAATTGCTGTATATGATATATTCTTGCGCTGATAATCTTTAACTCGTAGTCTCGTACAAACATCATATTTACCGAATCAGGTATACTGGTATAGTTAACTTGAAATTTTCTTTGTACAATCAAACATGTATCGGTGGTAATTACTcattaagtaaaaaaaaaaagataaaaaaaatctggTCATATTCTTTTTTGTTCTGGTCAAGCATCTCACATGGTGGTGGTGTCGAGAAAATTATAGCTTGTCAAGATCGTTGGTGCATTCCTCTGCATCGCTTATAACCATCTTTCCGAAGAGCCAACGCCAACAAGCACCAAAAGCATGAAAAGTAAGGGGTGGCAATTTCAGATGTCAGGTCGTGTTCGTATCAATAATCGGATCGATTTCAGGTAatgttaaaatcatttaaaattgaataaactgaaaattgaagtttttGGAAATGAAATCCTAAGTTCGGGTCCGTTTCGAGTAACTTTCGAATTTTGTCTCAATAAATCGGATTACAGATTGGGTCGGTTTCGGGTCATGTCTGATATTGGCACCCCTAAAGCATGAATAGTAGCAGTGGAAATTTCGAATAAcatgtcgtgttcgtgtcaatAATCGGGTTGATTTCGGGTTaagttaaaatcacttaaaattgaataaaattgaaaattgccTTATTAATAATATGTGGTGGATTTTTATTAGTGTTCGACTATATTTGCTATATAATATTGATTATACTTGTTGATTATAGGTAGAAATCCACATCTttattttttactaaaataaatattctgTTTATACAATTTGAAATAGTTATTATAGAgagaaaaattttatattattcatgGCGAAGTCTTGATTCTCATTATACAAAAtcagataaaatataaaatgctttaaattttataattttgttttatatttttctgaaatattTGACAAGTTAAAGATCATGAAAGACACTATAATCAAGAACTAAAAGGAGATGTGAGTTTagaatgtaaaatataaatttttttataaatccaGGATCAAACATTTGGCTAATGAATAAAATTGCACTTCAGTagtaaaaattgtttttatttttagtaatcTCACATCTCTGgtcattattaatatatttttatagtaaACTCAAAAGAGTTTATTAGTTGAAAATCCGTGTAGATCTTTCCCATTCAGAGATTATGTCGAATCCATGATCTGCCCTCTCTAAAATAAAAAGGCTCCTCAACCTTATGGATAGAAGTATTaattcatttttcttttaacaaaatgTAACAAGTACAAGCAATTTGACTGCGATGACTGTCATCATGTAATTTAGTGATTATCAGTAGGCTTACATTGATTGATAATTCAATACATGATCTATAACTACCATCTTCTCACTTCCTCATGAGAAGGACAACAGTATGAGCTGCAATGCTCCTATTCTCCCCAAGGCTATCCACCTTCTCATGAGTTTTTGCCTTCAAATTCACAACAGAAGGGTCTGCACCAAGCAAAAGCGACAAGTTGGTTCTGATAGTCTCCTTGTGGGGGCTAAGTTTCGGTCTTTGAAGAATCAAAGTAGCATCCAGATTTCCGAGCTCATAACCAGCCTCGTGCATCAGTCTTACCTGATTCAAGCAAAGTTTTATTAGTAAACAACATAAATGCCATCAGAGGTATACTAATGACTTCCGGCCAACTTTGTTGAAAAACCCACACCTCTTAAACACCGGTACAAGCACAAAAAGGATAAAACTACAGTGAAAAATGTTTAAACTTCATATTTATTTCCTAGTCAAAATTTGTTGCAGCCAAAAGAAATCTATAGTATGAGGCAACAAACATAAGGACCTCTAAAAGTTCTCCTGCAGCCAAATACTGTTGAGAACAGATTTTGGTGTACGAGTTCCACTTCTGAAAATACCTTACAAGTGGGAAAACTGAAAAACCTCAAAATGTGGTGTACCAATAAAAAATACTCCACAAAGCTGAACTGATAGTAGCAGAACAGTCGCCATACTTCAGCAGCGTTTCAGATAGATACTTCTGTCCCTTACTGCCATTAGactgtaaatatatttttgctaTTGCCTTACAAACCTTCTTACAAGTAAAACCTAATGCTTTCAGTTACTTTCTGGACAAGCACCATAACTTACATTTTTTGTGTGATCGCATTAGAAACATCCTTAGAAGGAACAAACGCTAAGCCAAAACTCGAATGCACATACAGACAAGACCAGTCGAGCTTTCACAATGTTTTCTACTATGATACTTCAAATCCTACTAACATTCTCACTGACAATAAGCACTGATAATTACACCCTGATAATTTAAACATTCTTTGTTACTTAAAAAGCTATATAACAAAATGTACATATCCGAAGCATAAATGAGCTCCAAGAGACTAACTAGATAAGCTCCTAAGTATAAATATAAGgaatttgaaacaaaaactgGCTCCAGCAACCTCCCAGTGACacgttagagcaactccaaccataACACTCCTTCCCTATATTTGTCCTGGGTGTACGTATTTTAggaatttagttttaaaaaattaagctCCAACGGGACTCCCTCTCccctatattatattttgtaggGGAGAGAAAATCAAACCCTTATTTAGGATAGAGAAACTCAAACCCCTTAATTTATAAAACCTTAACTAAGAATTATTGTTTATAAAGTTTcacaattcaaatatttaaatgcTCAACCTTTGAAAACTAGTTCACCATCCAAAATCCATTTACTCTTGCATGACTGTGTGGAGTGTGGACCGCTAATTACAAAACTCGATAGGAATTTGATTACATGATATGTATTCTTGTAGCCATGTGAGAGGTGACTCCAAAATACTCCCTCTGCTTCAAATTAGTAGTTCACTTTAgactttttattatcaaattgaccaatttttgactaaaaattcttttataattttaacaaactgaaaaatacattttatagaAGATTActgaattttttattgatataaatttcataagatttttccttacaaaaaaaaaattcataagatttttaattatttacatcaaacttgaaaaataaaaagagcctgaattatattctttttctatCCTGCGATCATATCTTTTGCCTACCATCTCTAGCAACCAATGACCAATCCAAACCGAAATCCAGACTCTACTCTACTTACATTCAGAACTAGTTATGTTTCAACAATAACGCCCAAGTTTCCAAGTTGTACAAACTTTCAACATATTCATTAAGCTAGAAAATTTAATAATGCAgaacaaaatcaaaaattaaacgtGGAGAAAACGAAAAAGGAAAATCTCACAGCTTCTTTGATGAAAACGGAAGACGGAGCCCCTTTCCATTTGGGATCATTATCGGGGAAAATCTGGCCAATATCAGGAAGGCCCAAAGCACCCAAAATTGCATCAACAACACAATGAAGTAAAACATCACCTACACCACAATTCAACAACTATTAAACTCAAATTATTAGGCTAATAAACTAATGATTCCAacaatatgtacaaatatagaatGAATAAACATACTAACTCACCATCAGAATGAGCCTCACAACCTTTCTCAAAAGGAATATCAATACCACCAATAATCAAAGGGTAGCCGGGTTCTAACCGGTGCAAATCGAACCCATGACCGACCCGGAACGGAAGCACTTTCGCCGGCTTCAACGCCGGCGATTCGGCCTCAACTTGAACGGCGCTAGAAGCAGCTGCAGCCACGGTCAGCACCGGGAATTTGTGGCTACAAACGCGAGGGGCTAATACACTGGAAAACCCAAGTGAAGGGGTTGCAAAAGATTGAATTTTGATCATGGGTTTTGCGAGAATCGAACTGGTGGCTGCGAAAATCAAAGAATTAGCAGCCATTTTGATGAGTAGGTGTGTTGAAATGTGGAATGTGTTGTGTGTGTTTTATTTACAGGGCTGCGTTTGTTGAACTTGGCTGGGTTGGCATTTTGTGAAAATACTGACGGGCTTGTTTTAAACCAAATAAATACGTGGAATAACGTGATTAGCCTGTTTCATGTGCCCGGCAGCCTGGGTGTTGAAACAAGAAATTTTACGATTGCTCGGCTTCGAGGCTGTTTGGGTGATTTTTAAGGCCGGGTTTAGagtgaatttaaaatttatattgtataaatttaaagTAATGCATTAAagataaaagttttttttttgaaacattaaaGATTAAAGTTAGTTGGTGgtatgattttaaataattattttaaataatattaaatttgttgatggaattctcaactgagattttaaaagatttttttcattcattaaaTTCGAGATTATTCAatacgatttttttttttttgataaaaaggaatcaattcattaattaaaagtcatacggcatctacaaatataatcgaaattggacagacgccgaagaatatcgctgttgaatccttctttcttggagaggcaactgagcgatttgaagatgatgaatatATACACTTGTTTCACTGACTGGTTCTCACCTCActgttctgaacaatcgaccataaATGTGATTTCATAATAACCTTCAATCCTGAATCAAACCCATAAAAATCATGTcgatctataacctcggtcatgaagaacatcaaaacacaccaaaacaaaacaaatcaactctcacaagaaggagagactaacaaaacccaaataaattgggaacttattgaatgaaaaataagatTGCAAAACAGGAAAATAGAGAAAAGcaattggggctttccaccggtgaaaaccgatggaagccccctcAAAAATCTTTAATGGAGACTAGGGTTTAGAGAGGGATAAGGGAAGAGAGAGGCgcttttttttattcaatacgatttttaaaaaatataacagaATCATGAGGTATTTCATTGagatttcaaattatgataCAAAACCTGGTGATATTcaatcatgattttaaatttctttaaaatctgaaagtatTCAACTGGCGATTGTTCGTCACTCTCACTTGTACAGTTACAACGAAAATACATGAAGCAGCtacttatatttgtatatatattatctttaaaatatcgtttaactatacatttttattaaaatagactGAAAATAGGCGATTGCAATTTAGTGTTTGTCGAATCGATCTTTGATGTcgtatgactttttatttttagattaaCATTttcgtttcaaaaaaatcatttgagatgttaaattaaaactttaaaTACTTTTGTGTTAGTATTCAATCTTATCAATCTTGATATATTCATGTGTTATTTAATAGaataaataatgaaattaatttttagaagGGGTGGAATAACTACacaatttattaacttttttggacttaaaatatattcaatataggAACAATAAAATTGtgacttaattaccaaaaaaattattaaatttatgtaattttttcattttaaccataaaacTAATTTTGTTGCAGAATAATGCAACTAACTAATATAAAATCTATTTGAAGGAACCCCATTTTAATGAATCTCTAACCAAAATTACAtaagtttaataatttttttgttaattaagtctaaaattgtataaatagaaattaagAAGTAcatgtttttcaaaatttcagaaGGATTGTATTGCTCCAACTTTGAAATGAAAATACAATACATGAATATATATCCAACCGAGCAGCTATTTTCTGTTATAATCTACTGTAGCAGCCTTCAACTTCATTTTTTGCAATCCATAGTTTAGGAAAATATTTGTCCTCCGCCACAGTGAGCATAATTCCTAAATACAGTAAAGATTCTGCCAAGTCAACTATAGCTTAAAAGCACTAAAGATTCTATAGTAGAAATACCTTCCTAAATACATTTGAGATGTTTGTCAGCATTCTAGGTTTGTTCGGTTACTTGGAGTATAATCGGTGCaactttagttttttttttttatgtaatacgCATCTATCAGCTCAAGAACCATTCAAATGCATCTCCTCGGATACAGGTTATTAGCTAAGAACTCGGGCAACATGCTATAAATAATagtatacaaatattataaaatttttgtgGAAATAACGCACTTCAATATGATCCCTCTTTCGCTAAAATTGTAACCAACCTCGTCATTTTCCAAAATTACACACAATTAAATTATCATATTTAAATAGCATATTGTATTTAAATtaacttaaataaaaataacatagtCAACTTCACCAATATCTTACAACAAATTTTGCATAATCATTATTTTGACCGACCACACCATATAAATCTAGCACTTGTTTTTCAGATAAATACGGTCTTTGAAGAGGATGCAAGGCAGAGCCGTGGCGTATCAATTTTTCAAGAAAACTAGCATGTCAACTGAGATATATCTATGAAGCCAGACTTTATTGTCAGAAATGTACATGTCTTTCAAGTGAATAACAAATTTACAACAAGCGTAAATGTAAACTTTCAGCTTTTCAAGGCAAACACCTACACTAGGAGGAGGATGACGGTAATGATATATGCAACGGGTACAAGAGAAAGCCCAGATCTTACGAGGATCAAATTAATGTTAGAGGTGACCCTTAGATATAGAAGCCCTAGGATGCTTCCTGACTTGCTCTGGTGATAATTTATCAGAAGCAGCTCTCTTTGATTTTAGCTGCATATATAAAAGCATCAAGCAGATTAAGATTGGGTAGAGTAGTTTAGCATGCATCTACAGTAAACTTATGCAGTGATGTGCTGCCTCCAGACTGACCTTCTCTTCAGCACGCATATAGAAGTGCCTCAGAAGTATATTTTTCTCTTCAGAGGAGATCACTGTCAATAGGGTCCATTCAGGTGTAAATATTATGATGAGGAAAAAACAGTATGAAGAGCACAATACTCATTTATCTTCGAAGAATTAAGCTTTTCAAGACATAAGCATTACAAATTTCAATCCACTTCAAAATAATCATCATAAGCTAACAAAGGGATTTTAGTACATCTACTaatcaattactccctccgtccccctgaatagtatacattgggggacggggacgcggcacggactttaatgctcccttaaaatgtagttgtgtaatttatatttaaaattttctttttctgaattaaagtttgaatgttatatttttattctgaaaaagaaaatctcaaaaataagttacggaattatattttataagagcattgaaatgcgtgtcgagcagttgaaaagaaacgtatacaattaaatgggacagagggagtataaataaCTGAATCACATAGCCAATAGAACTTTTGTGATAGCCCTTAACCATATATTCTAACTTTCAGCAATGAGGGGCAGTTGGATAGCGGGACAAATGAGGTTATCTAGATTCAATGTTAATATGCTCTCCATCTTAGTCAAATATAAATGCTCGCTCAAAAAATTACATTGTCCCCATTTCGagtaaaaattgtaaaattttattctgaCTGTGAACTCATTCACATTCTGAAACAGTTACAGTGTTGAGTTTCATGCTTGAAAAGTCTGAAGTTTATGTTGGCTGGTACATTTCAAATCTTTACAAAGCAACAGAACCGGCATGAGAAAGAGAGGAGGTAACAGAGTACTACTGAAAGTGTTTATATCAAAATGGCCGCTTATTACACCTAAATATCTCACTTAACTCACCATTCTCAAtgagagaacatttaaaccacTTAAATCACTGTATATATAGCACTCCGTGATGTTTCTATATAAACAATATGGAAAAAGTGACAAAATTGAAActttgttatttaaattaatcattatttttatgcTTTATTGGTCAAATAGTTATCCCACAAGTGCTACATCAGCACATAACCTccattctataattttttttggtttttttaagaAGTTTAACGGAGTATTAGATATGGTGATTTAGTGGTTTAAATGAGCTCCCGCACAGAATGGCAAGTCAAGTGAGATATTTGAGTGCAATTAGTGACCACTTAGATATAAACCCCCATAAAAATATCTCTAGAATACAGCAAAATCAATACCAACAAGAATTTCTATTGGATTCTATGTTACAAGAAAGTTATGATGAAGCAATGTCAACCAAAATAATACACCTAATACAAAAACAACGAAGAAGAAAAAGTAATTTTATCAACAATACCTTGGTCTGGTGGGGGGAGTGTGCGATCATGAGTAGGATGGTAAGTGATAGGCGTCATTTTCTAAGAAAGATATAAAACAAGTAATAAGTGATAAAACCAAATGTACATGCACAGACGCTGAAAAACAtgtttcaaatttaacaaatCAACAAAGTGATATAAGACCGAGCATAAGCCCTTTTTTAACAAGCAAAAGCCCTTCTGGGAAGGCTTTGTTTTTACAAGTTTATTGGTTGCCTGGTAAGTCATCATTAAGTGGCTAACAAGAAGCTGCATTGCAGTAGCTGACTCCActaaggtactgtttggggttgctgttgcagacagtaacagcagctttttgctgaaaaacaggtgaaaaattgtttggtaaatctaaaagcagcttttctgaacagcagcttttagctgaaaagctgcttttagaaaaagcaggtcctcacatgcttttggaaaaagctgttttcagcttttgcagaaagctgttacaaatttcactatcaaaactcaccaaataaattatttttttatattataactcaatatttgcaaatattagaaaaaattaccaaacagttatctgatttctacaacaacactttttttaccagcactttttctgacagcacagcaatttttaacagcactcccaaacagaccctaataCCCCAAAGTATATTTTTAAACGAAACTGTAACTTAAAACTAATAGGGTAGGATctagaaagcagggatactTCATCTGGGTGAAGAACTGCGTAGGGGATACTTGGGGGTGCGGGGGTGCGGCGGGGTGCGGCGGGATACGCACGggatacgccacgtggcgtatcgGTGGAGGCAGCGATGGGGATACGCGGGGGTGCGGGGATGGGGGTGCGGCAGTGGCACAAATCGTAATTtttaacaactttttttttttttttttaaaacttaaaattagttggtcaaaagaaagaaaagagggATCAAAACCTAATTAGACTAATTGAGTACCTGTACGAGAGAGAGCATAGCATCTCCAGCTCAAGTATGTCGATTGGTAAGTGTGTTTTCTGTAATATCTGCTCATGTGTGTCTATAGATTGTGAGTATATATAATTgctcgtgtgtgtgtgtgtatatttctATCTCTAGTAGGATTGATTTAGTTATTCCGCTATTTTGTTCTACTTAAATGCATCttatgaattatttattttacacaaacacagatatatatatataatatttttaatattttaatatttgccgtATCCCCCCGTACCCGTATCCCCATATTTTGGAATTTGACGAATTCCCGTATCCACGTACTGCGCACCCGCACTcccgcacccgcactcatgcttcctaggGTAGGATATTAAACAAAGGCAGGTCAAAATCTTGtagtaaaaagaaaaatagagaaagaaaatggacaaaaataACCAGTTCCTACATCGTAATGACATCAAAGAATATATTGCACTTCAATCATTCTCAATTTGTATCTAGCAGTGCAAATCAGAACAAAGTACATGTATCAGTTCTCTACAGCAGG
This region includes:
- the LOC108210125 gene encoding uncharacterized protein LOC108210125, with product MMKVSQKDTEKFVWDHMRNTPGTPMSVTQSQTRALPKLLVWLIVFVTATYIVYTLKLVINSPSCDDEIFPAISHTSISLHTSKDGNFSSLPENQDLFRETEVKDIVFGIAASAKLWGKRKNYIKLWWKPGKMRGIVWLDNAVKSKEEEGLPPLRISGNTSRFAYKNRQGHRSAIRISRIVSETLRLGMENVRWFVMGDDDTVFVTENLVRILNKYDHNQYYYIGSLSESHLQNIFFSYGMAYGGGGFAISYPLAKALEKMQDKCIQRYPGLYGSDDRMQACMAELGVPLTKETGFHQYDVYGNLFGLLAAHPVTPLVSLHHLDVVEPIFPNVTRVEALKRLTIPMKLDSAGLIQQSICYEKKKTWTISVSWGFAIQILRGVLSPREIEMPSRTFLNWYRRADYTAYAFNTRPVARNPCQRPFVFYLSRARFDSITNQTVTVYDRHRVPHPACKWNLTSPAEIDRIVVYKKPDPHLWDRSPRRNCCRILESKKKSMVLDVGVCREGEITEI
- the LOC108206051 gene encoding 2-C-methyl-D-erythritol 2,4-cyclodiphosphate synthase, chloroplastic; its protein translation is MAANSLIFAATSSILAKPMIKIQSFATPSLGFSSVLAPRVCSHKFPVLTVAAAASSAVQVEAESPALKPAKVLPFRVGHGFDLHRLEPGYPLIIGGIDIPFEKGCEAHSDGDVLLHCVVDAILGALGLPDIGQIFPDNDPKWKGAPSSVFIKEAVRLMHEAGYELGNLDATLILQRPKLSPHKETIRTNLSLLLGADPSVVNLKAKTHEKVDSLGENRSIAAHTVVLLMRK
- the LOC108206180 gene encoding DET1- and DDB1-associated protein 1 produces the protein MGSNLGDLPSYDPHNFSQLRPSDPSNPSKMTPITYHPTHDRTLPPPDQVISSEEKNILLRHFYMRAEEKLKSKRAASDKLSPEQVRKHPRASISKGHL